One region of Wyeomyia smithii strain HCP4-BCI-WySm-NY-G18 chromosome 3, ASM2978416v1, whole genome shotgun sequence genomic DNA includes:
- the LOC129727286 gene encoding uncharacterized protein LOC129727286, translating into MNLTMKRLLILFSFLLIYSSGHRIQLSDSILDIINTRHVERVLAERRMNASRDEKRYLVQNELMDEDGATEDSSTGVDLYQTPEVAIDFDFNGRRQSASAVAFNETGGGGGYQYQSPGGSSSNADILADLQAYHRGDKLLKSSKNALVVTRKEYLKKDWCKTEPLVQRIREEGCLSRTIINRFCYGQCNSFYIPKSPKRRRHHAGGGGANGRHAGHGGHHGGGGGGGRREVDLDFEDEDLTGPAFRSCAFCKPKKFTWITVTLRCPSLVPQLRRKRIQRIKQCKCIAEPLN; encoded by the coding sequence ATGAATCTGACAATGAAACGGCTGCTAATACTCTTCTCATTCCTGCTGATTTATTCATCCGGTCATCGGATACAACTGTCCGATTCGATTCTGGACATCATCAACACCCGGCACGTCGAACGGGTCCTGGCAGAGCGACGCATGAATGCCTCGCGGGATGAGAAGCGATACCTGGTGCAGAATGAGCTGATGGACGAGGACGGTGCGACCGAGGACAGCAGTACCGGGGTTGACCTGTATCAGACGCCCGAGGTGGCGATCGATTTCGACTTCAACGGGCGGCGTCAGTCGGCTTCGGCTGTTGCATTCAACGAAACCGGTGGTGGCGGAGGTTATCAGTACCAGTCTCCGGGGGGTTCCTCCTCCAACGCGGATATTTTGGCCGATTTGCAAGCGTACCATCGGGGAGACAAACTGCTCAAATCGAGCAAGAATGCACTGGTAGTGACGCGAAAGGAGTACCTGAAGAAGGACTGGTGCAAGACGGAACCACTGGTGCAACGAATTCGGGAAGAAGGATGCCTCAGCCGGACGATCATCAATCGCTTTTGTTATGGGCAATGCAATTCGTTCTACATTCCAAAGTCGCCTAAGCGCAGGCGGCATCATGCCGGTGGAGGAGGTGCCAACGGACGTCACGCTGGTCACGGAGGTCACCACGGAGGTGGCGGCGGTGGTGGCCGGCGAGAGGTGGATTTGGACTTTGAAGATGAAGATTTGACGGGACCGGCGTTCCGCTCGTGCGCTTTCTGTAAGCCCAAAAAGTTCACTTGGATCACGGTGACGCTGAGGTGTCCCTCGCTAGTGCCACAGTTGCGCCGGAAGCGCATCCAACGCATCAAGCAGTGCAAATGCATCGCTGAGCCGTTGAATTAG